From Coffea arabica cultivar ET-39 chromosome 10e, Coffea Arabica ET-39 HiFi, whole genome shotgun sequence, one genomic window encodes:
- the LOC140015254 gene encoding uncharacterized protein, producing the protein MTTNLLWHIWKARNNLNFNLCKQEGYRISQYVIADWLEFKEANLLNTYNKQENSVELDSNDNIVAVLQQQHSTIMYVDAAVDQRRDKFGIGIAAQDNEGNLISTWSIPTAVKGEAAIMEAHAIRTALLKALKENWTSILVLSDCKVLVDKLNLRNEDLSDTNIILRDIRTLSRSFWRSIFSFVKRECNTYSHGLAKFTTNLLNETRWKSIFPVWTSMAAQSDHLAIAS; encoded by the coding sequence ATGACAACCAATCTACTCTGGCATATCTGGAAGGCGAGAAATAATTTGAACTTTAACCTGTGCAAACAGGAAGGGTATCGGATCTCCCAATATGTCATCGCGGATTGGCTTGAGTTTAAAGAGGCAAACCTCCTAAACACATATAACAAGCAAGAAAACAGTGTTGAGCTTGATAGCAATGACAACATTGTTGCTGTACTCCAACAACAGCACTCGACTATCATGTACGTTGATGCAGCAGTGGACCAGCGAAGAGACAAGTTTGGCATTGGTATAGCAGCTCAGGATAATGAGGGAAATCTAATCTCTACATGGTCAATCCCAACCGCAGTTAAAGGAGAGGCTGCAATCATGGAAGCTCATGCTATCAGAACTGCCTTGCTCAAAGCATTGAAGGAAAATTGGACGTCCATTTTGGTACTTTCTGATTGCAAAGTTCTTGTTGACAAATTGAATCTTAGGAATGAGGACCTATCTGACACAAACATTATCCTGAGAGATATCAGGACATTGAGTAGGTCTTTTTGGCGTtctattttctcttttgttaAGCGAGAATGCAACACTTATAGTCATGGTTTGGCGAAATTCACCACTAACCTTTTAAACGAAACTAGGTGGAAGAGTATCTTCCCTGTGTGGACCTCTATGGCTGCACAAAGTGATCATCTGGCAATTGCCAGCTAA